TTCAAACTGATCATActtgtattttttttcaaagaaTTATCTATAATTAAACCTCAAACTCAAAATCTCACACCAAATtcataatctttttttttttaataaaaaagattttttattaaaataaataaaaaaaataacaaatacaAATACACTGAACATGACCACCAGAATACCAAATTGATAATCTTGATAGAATATCATCGTGCTTGTGTCCTATCCCGACGACATAATGTAGATCATCATACAAAATCACGTGAGTGCAAACATCATTGGACCACACAAACAGCCTCGACCCCACCCCAATCCCACGTTGCCTCCCACCACCCAACCATGCTTCCTCCAACATCAACACACAAATATCCCACCTTCTTCATCATTATCACTGAAAACCCCCCATTTTCCATTATTTACTTCACCAAGAAAATGTTCCTATCATTGTACTGAACTTGAGGTCACCAACACTCTCTCATCTTTAAGTCTCGCATTATTATTATATCCTCTCTATGTACTCGAAGATTCCATCTTTTTTTGTCTTCCTTCAGCAGCTGCCCACTTTCCTCTCTGATTTTGAGGTTCACCTCCCATGTTTGGCCGAACCCTAGATCCGTCCCTTCACTAGGTGAATACACACTCTGTCTTTCTCCTGCACACACTGCAAATGGTGTCTATTTGTTTGTGTTTTTATGGTGGTGTTcacgttttcttgatttttctcTGACTGCagcttttttttttaacaagtgCTTGTTACAGACTTACAGTTATACACATGTTTGTGTCTTTTTGAACCTGAGTTCAAATACCaagttgtttttctttttccttttcccTTTATCCATTATGTGGAAGCAGCTTTTCTGGGAAGTAAGAAATTTCTTATCTTGGACCCCTTTTCTCCACTCCCGCAAGGATAAATAGATAAAGCAATAGGTGCACAAAAAAAGTAGCCACCGTGCACTTCTTCGTGCTTTTTTTTGTGACTGATTGTGATTTTTCCATTTCTTGATGCAGGTTAGGCGAGAAGATAAAGGAggataatttatttctaaatttACAAGTGTCATTTTTAAAGGAGGGTTGAGTTAAAAGAAGGTAAAAATGAGTGGCACGGCTTCTGCACCTGCGGTGGTGGGGGGAGGGGGAGGGGTAGGGGAGGTAGTTTACGGAGGGTATAGGCCACCATTCACTGCAGTGCAGTGGCAGGAGCTGGAACACCAAGCCACGATATATAAGTACCTGGTGGCTGGACTTCCAATCCCACCGGACCTCATTATGCCGATTCGCCGCAGCTTTGATGCCCTTGCGTCCCGTTTATTCCACTATCCTTCGTGTAATCATCACCCTTTTTAATCGATTTCATTCAACATTTGGTTCAAAGAGACATTCTGACCCTGTCTTGATATTGACAATTGTTTAAACTTAAAGACATAAATGGAAGTTTAATTGTGTATGTATGAGATACAGTAAGTAGTGGATTTGATAATGGTAGGTAATTAGTATCAGCATGAATGTGACTTTCACTCCTGTTGATTATTGTCATATTTGATCGGAAAACTGAAGGATAACCTGCTTATTGGTGGATCTATATAGGATTGACTAAGCCATTGGAAGCTTTGCGTGTGTTTTGCTATCATTATCTATGTTGTTTTCTTTGCCAACTGTAGgttgtaaatgatgatgtaatGTCCTTCAAGATACTTGATCTGTTATAGAATTTGTTGCTCTATGTTTGTGACATATTAGAGAACTTACCATTTTTCGGggaatgaattttaaattttttttaatatcagcTTGTTTGTTACAACATTGATGCTGTGGCATGTCTTATACTGTCGGTTGGGCTTATGCTACATTGGGTGACAGTGTCGAACTAGTGCATGTCATTGGGTGCATAAAAAAAACGTAATATAAGATCAGAACATAGCATGACACGGTACAGTGAATATCAGACAATCTTATTTGGTGAACTTAAATTTGGGTGTTTGTTTTGTAGCGGGCTATTGTTCCTACTATGGGAAGAAATTTGATCCTGAGCCTGGAAGATGCCGAAGGACAGATGGGAAGAAGTGGAGATGCTCCAAAGACGCACATCCAGACTCCAAATATTGCGATCGGCACATGCACCGAGGTCGCAACCGTTCAAGAAAGCATGTGGAATCTCAATCTAACTCGCAGTCTTTGTCAACTACGATATCTCACATCTCTACTGGAAGCAATAATAGCAGTGGAAGCTTCCCAAATATGTCATTATATTCTGTTGGTAGTTCCGAAGAATCAGCTCTAGGAAGAAATGTGACGAAGCTGCAGATGGAGCCTCTCTCCTATGGGATCCATAACAAGGATTTGAGGTACATTTGTTAAGCCTAGTCATTTGGTTAGATCAAATTAGTAATGTGGCTTATAGCTGTTGCGAAGGCATAAGTTTTGAAACTAAAAACGATAAATATGAAGAGTGAAAACATGTTTTTGAATGTTTAGTAAAAAAAAAGTACAAGTCAATAGAAAAATGTTAGAGAGGGAGGTGACCGGGTTTGCCACCGTAGCTCCCTCGAATGGTTTTGTTCGTTAATAGAAATGGGAGGATCCATTTTCTCACATCATACCGCTACCAAGCAAATAACAAGAATGGAGTTACAGACACTGTCACACTGGTTATGTGAGGAACATGAGGAGCATACACCTAGGAGATGGCTGGATCATAGGAAGTGAATTTTTTCTATGAATCCTGACCATGAACCTGAAGAGTGCTGCTGTAGACTTGAAGTATTGGGTAGATTAGAAGATTAAATAAACTAACTAGTTACGCAACATGTCATGGTGGTGGTGGAATTTCCTCTCTTTGAACATAATTAACACCATTTTTGGCCGACTAAATCGTGCAGTGTGGAGCCATTGGTTTGTTTGAATATAGGTCTTATGTTCGCAACATACCCTGTAGGGGAGTGAGTAGGTGGgcgtgattttttttaaaaaaaaattgatgccATTTTTCCACTTATTGTGTCCTTAACTTCTAAACAGAAGTTGGCCTTGGACCATTTTCTCTGCTCCTATTTCTTAACCAAGACTTGCAAGCTAGATGCGAGGAAGTTGAATGACACGAAGCAATGCATGCAGAATGAAACATATTTCTATCAAGTGGATTCTCTTGTTTTTTATAATATCAAACCTGGGATGCGAGAGAGAAAATTTAAGTCTCACACCCATCCTCACATTTGAAAATTAAACAAAAGAACTTTCTGTTTATGGTTGTGCCAGTAGGCAATAGTTAGTCATGAAAGTTAAGAATCAAAATCTAGCATTCATAATTCTAGTAATGACTTCTGAGACAACTGTCTTTCTCTTGAGATATGTTTCACAGTGGGGTATAAACTATAAAGATAAATATTTCTCCCCCCATGACCTGAAGATTTATGACATTGGGTTTAAAAATGGATTATTTGATGTTCTCATCTTTATAGAAGTAGGCTGGCTAGAAGCTTGGTCCAGTTTTTTGGTGTCTATCAGGAGCTATTGACCTTTTTAATGCATATTCAGCTGTACGGACATGTCCCCATTGATTTACTTTTGATGAGAGCATCAAGCGGTGCATCCTTGTTCTACTTGACTAAGCTTGTGCTCCTTCAAGGAAGAAGTTTGCTCTACCCAACTGATGCCCTTTTTGGTAACAAGATTTTTTACGTACAGGTACCTCCATGGATCAACTTCTCATTCTGATGAGCATAAATTCTCCCCGGAAGCTTCTCTGGGTTTAGGCTCTTGTGCAGGTAGCGGAACATGGTGTTACTTGCCTTCCCAAGTTTGTTCGAGCTCTTCATTGAAGCAGAGCTCTGATTCCCAGTTTTTGGGACATTCCTCTTCTCAAGAAATCATGCCACGTGCTTTTAAAACCATTAACGATGCCATGGCAAAACAGCGGGAGCAGCACCGTGTTGTTGGGAACGAGCTTTGTTCACTGGGGCAAATTAAGCAGGAGCATCAAAATCTAGTGCACCCTTTCTTCAGCGAGTGGCCCACGACCAAAGTGTCATGGTCCAATCTTTATGATGAAGATGGGTCCGACAAGAACGTCTTCTCCTCTACTCAGCTATCCATGTCGATTTCAAGGGCGAATTCTGAGTTTTCAACAAGGAGCTCTTACTCCCCGAATGGTAAAGTTGAAATATTTCTAGttgatcaagatttgatattctTGCAACATATTTAGATAAAACTATCGTAGAGCTGAATGACTAAATTTACGCTGATTCGATAACATGCAGACACTTGAAGGAAAGGGGACGATTCAATCAAATGCAGCCAGCTTAATTGTCGTCGTTACTCACTTATACATTGTGTACTTCAAGAGTTGAGATACTTCTATGAGATTCATGTACCGTGATTGTTGTTGAAGTTGCTCAGTTCTTAGTCTTGAATAAATGTTTCCTGACTCTACCACCTCTGATTTGGCTTTTAACTTTTAAGCTTTGTGGATCAGCTGCGAAGCGTTTGGAAgtgtaattaattttaatattaatttattaaaattaattacaaGATTTTTAGGCCAATATTTTTTATGTGCTGAATCTGTGTTTGTTATGAATTTAACATAGACTTGCCTGAATCACACGTACTTCGGAATATAATTTTGTCCCTCCTGGTAACAtagtttaaaataaatttaccgGTGATTCTGAAGACATGAGTATATGTTTAGAAATAACTGTGAAGATACAAgtgattttggaaaaaaatttgaatgagaAACTTGCACAGCATGATACAGTACTTCTATTTCTTCGGATGGATTTTTTTATTACATTACAATTACAATTACAATATATGAGTTTCTACTTGTCCAATTATTGATCGATATATGGCCGTTTTATTTTGCAAGGGAAATTAAAGAATTTATTTCAAACAAATAATGAGATTAAATGGCAATTTTGTCACTCTTCCGAGGTTTGCTTTACAATAAAGAAACATTCGCTGATTTGTGCGTCACCACATGTATATAATAGCCAACCCAAGCAAAAGGTTGGAAAAGGAATGCCTCCATCTCTAATGCGTAATGTAAACCCCATATAAATTCCAAGATTCACTCAATAATTATTGCAAAATTACAGCAAAAGTTCAACCCAATAGGCTTGATGAATATGGTGGACAACGCATCAATCCATATTTGTCCAAAAGTAGAAGTGAAGACTTAAAATATAAAGCTCATTTTATTACTCCTACGGTGTAAATATCATAAGCAAGAATCAACAGCTTGAAGTTCGTGAAAATTTAGAACTCACCCATCATTGCATCACTTGACAGTGACGATCTTAATGATAGATGAGGTCCCAATACGGTGGAGGGCCACGACAGCGTCTCCCACCTTGCAGAGTCCTTTTGTTTTAGCGTGCTGAAGAGAAAACTCCAGAGCTTCCTCAGTTGACTCCTCGTGAGAAGCCCTAGCAGATCCTGCACAAAGAACAGGAACAAGTCCTCTGAATATAAGACTGTGCCTGGCCGGAGATTCGTCACTGCACGACCAATCAAATGAATCGGTCTTTATTTCAGGAACCACCACTGACAAAATTGGCATGCCTGGCCTGTATTTAGCCACTAGCTTCGCGGTACTGCCTCCTCTAGTCAGGACCAAAATAAGAGCTGCTTTAGCTGAATTAGCTGTTCGAACTGCTGATGATGCAAGGCTTTCCAATGGGCTCATGGGAACTGGTGCATTTGCCATTATTCTTTTAATAGCATCACTGTAATCAATTGTGCTTTCAGCTTCTATGCAAATCTTGGCCATGGTACGGACCGCAAGATCTGGATAAGCTCCTGCAGCAGTTTCACCACTGAGCATTACGCAGTCTGTACCATCAAGAACAGCATTGGCAACATCCGTGGCTTCTGCTCGAGTTGGCCTCGGAGACTTGATCATTGATTCCAACATCTGTGTTGCAGTGACCACAGGCTTTCCTTGGATATTACACTTGTATATCATCACCTTTTGAGCCAAAAATATCTTCTCTATTGGAATTTCCATGCCCAGATCACCACGAGCCACCATGAAGGCATCTGAATTGGTTAAAATTTCATCAAAATTCGCCACCCCTTCTTGATTTTCAACCTATAGAAAGACACCCAATATGCACACATCAGTTGCCTCCAGGCAGAGCCAGGCCAGAAACCTCGTCAATGTAAAATGCATGCTTTACACAAAACAAAACGTACATTCTCTAAAAGAAAGTAAATTTGTAGATAACACTCTGGCAACATCACAAATAAAACCAAAAATTAACATAGCTATACTTGCATCATTTTCCAGAGCGTCCAAACTAGTAAGCTAGTAAAACTCAAAACAAATTATGCGTGGCTTGCACAACAAATAATTTTCCAAGCTTCATATATTACAGTGCTGAAGAAACGAGATCAGACCTTAGACATGAGAAGGATGCTTTTGGCATGCTCACCCAGCAATTTTCTGACCTCCACCAAATCAGAACCTTTTCGAACGAAGGAAAGAGCAATCATATCAATTTGATTTGGAACTCCCCATTTCAAGATATCTTCTTTGTCTTTCTCTGTCAAAGTTGGGAGATCCACGATAACACCAGGAAGGttgacatttttcctttcacCTAGAACCGCAGTGTTCTCACAGCGGCAATGTACTAAGCCTTTTTCTTTGTCACAAGCCAAAACAGCGAAGGTGATAGTGCCGTCAGCACACAATATAACACTACCAGGCTTTACATCCTCTGCCAATTTTTTGTAGCTCATGCAGATCATTTCCTCATCACCTTTGATGTTGTAGTCAGTGGTTATTGTGATCTCTTGTCCCTGCTTCAGTTGGATAGGCTTGGCATCTTTTAAGAAACCTGTACGAATTTCTGGACCCtgtattaaaataaacattacaTTAAGCTGCCAAATACGAGTAATGATGGTATATAACCAGGTTAAACTCTACTGGAATCCCTATGGCTCCACTAGAATAGTCTTcagtcacacacacacacaaatactAACGCCAAATCTTTTTTTCTTATCGATTTGCTTTGTTATGCAAGAATCTGAATGATCAACGTCTCATCTtcataacacacacacacaaaaatacCAACGCCaaatctttttttcttttcgatttGCTTTGTTATGCAAGAATCTGAATGATCAACGTCTCATATTCATATTCTCAACATGGGCTACTCTTGTTTCAGTTAACtataaaaaattaaccaaaacaGAGAGAGAACTtcagattgatattaatcattTGTTCAGTAACCAGAAACAAAAAAAGACTACCGCTGAATTAATCCTTCAGTTTAAAACCCAAAAGAACACAAAGGATATTAATCATTTGTTCAGTAACCAGAAACAAAAAAAGAATACCGCTGAATTAATCCTTCAGTTTAAAACCCAAAAGAACACAAAGCAAGGAAGGACTAGACATAAATCAAAGCTAAAAACTAAAAAGTCTAACATATAAGACCAAAGGgaagaaatattttcaaaaaataaacgATCCTGGTACGGAACCGCAGCGCAGACAAACATaaattgaaatggaattaagtGTAAATTTCGAGCGAGGAACAAAAGACCAACCTAAAGGCTGGAGAAGAAAACAGTAAACCACGGAAcagaaaaaacaaacaaacaaaaaaacaaaacacaTAAACCAACAAAAAGGAATTTAAAAAATCGAATGAATCTAACAAATAAACCTTGGTGTCGAGCATGACGGCGCAGAGTATGCCGGTGTTGTCCATAGCCTGGCGGAGGTTATTGAGTGTCTCCTGATGATATTCGTGAGATCCATGCGAGAAATTGAATCGAGCGACGTTCATCCCCGCACGAAGAAGCTTCTCCAACATGGGAACAGAGCGAGACGCCGGCCCCAGCGTGCACACGATCTTCGTCTTAGGCCTGGCCACAATAACATCATGTCCACCAATTTCCACATCGTTGTTCATCTCCATCTTCATCTCGATCGATCGAAAACCTTGAATCGAATGTTCTCGGCAGATTTTGGCAATAAGCAGAAATTATTATGGAACCCGGGCGGCGAGTAAAAGGTTTGTAAAGCAAGGCATTCCTAAGTCTTGTTTGGATAGCTGGTCGTAtattttttcgattttcatCAATATACCAATAACCAAAttctttttaataaaaattaataatattaagattaaaaaatttacgttaaaaagtaaaaaattcaaacttataaaatatattaaactacacactttataaaatttacgACACTTAATTGTGTTTTTTTTCACAAATTGGGAtacctatttatagaatttattcgaaataatccaaaaaaaaaacatcattaCATAAATCatcacactaattttcaatatttacaactcttatttttaagattcaataatttaaactcttattttcaacactccccttGTGATGGCGATCATGatataatgattgtcttcattacgtgtttttatactgacTCGTTAAAAATCTTACTAGAAAAAACACATTGGGATAAAAATTATagtaagagaaaaaaaaaagtacaGTCACGTAAACACTCCCTCATGTTAACACGAACGatttttcacaaatttcgtagattgcgcaccaatattatatatatgctttctgaatattgtcgtaggaagtgcctttgtgaagagatttgATGAATTTTGACTTGATTGAATGTAACgaatatcaatatatttattcttctcaagcttatgggtgaatgcgaagaacttagggagaatatgtttagttctgtcgatTTTGATGTATTCTTCTTTTATTtaagcaacacatgcagcattatcttcatatagtgtcATAGGCTTCTTGTCGAATAATAATCCAtgtgagatttggatatgttgggtcattgattttagccaCACACATTTAGGGGTGGGCATAAAACCCgaaaaaccgaaaaaaccgacCGGAACAAATAATTCGGTTTAAATGGTTCGGTTTTATCGGTTTTTCGGTCGGTTatggttttaaaatttatgaaattcgtttttttggttcggttttcggttttaCTCCTCCAAAAAATCGAAAAAACCGAACCGACCATATAATTGTTAAGTATAGGGTTTTATGTATAATTTGCTATATTGTTAAGTATAAGACTTTTTATGTATAA
This window of the Primulina tabacum isolate GXHZ01 chromosome 4, ASM2559414v2, whole genome shotgun sequence genome carries:
- the LOC142542948 gene encoding growth-regulating factor 4-like produces the protein MSGTASAPAVVGGGGGVGEVVYGGYRPPFTAVQWQELEHQATIYKYLVAGLPIPPDLIMPIRRSFDALASRLFHYPSSGYCSYYGKKFDPEPGRCRRTDGKKWRCSKDAHPDSKYCDRHMHRGRNRSRKHVESQSNSQSLSTTISHISTGSNNSSGSFPNMSLYSVGSSEESALGRNVTKLQMEPLSYGIHNKDLRYLHGSTSHSDEHKFSPEASLGLGSCAGSGTWCYLPSQVCSSSSLKQSSDSQFLGHSSSQEIMPRAFKTINDAMAKQREQHRVVGNELCSLGQIKQEHQNLVHPFFSEWPTTKVSWSNLYDEDGSDKNVFSSTQLSMSISRANSEFSTRSSYSPNDT
- the LOC142542949 gene encoding pyruvate kinase, cytosolic isozyme, translated to MKMEMNNDVEIGGHDVIVARPKTKIVCTLGPASRSVPMLEKLLRAGMNVARFNFSHGSHEYHQETLNNLRQAMDNTGILCAVMLDTKGPEIRTGFLKDAKPIQLKQGQEITITTDYNIKGDEEMICMSYKKLAEDVKPGSVILCADGTITFAVLACDKEKGLVHCRCENTAVLGERKNVNLPGVIVDLPTLTEKDKEDILKWGVPNQIDMIALSFVRKGSDLVEVRKLLGEHAKSILLMSKVENQEGVANFDEILTNSDAFMVARGDLGMEIPIEKIFLAQKVMIYKCNIQGKPVVTATQMLESMIKSPRPTRAEATDVANAVLDGTDCVMLSGETAAGAYPDLAVRTMAKICIEAESTIDYSDAIKRIMANAPVPMSPLESLASSAVRTANSAKAALILVLTRGGSTAKLVAKYRPGMPILSVVVPEIKTDSFDWSCSDESPARHSLIFRGLVPVLCAGSARASHEESTEEALEFSLQHAKTKGLCKVGDAVVALHRIGTSSIIKIVTVK